In Candidatus Eisenbacteria bacterium, the DNA window TGCTTGACGGTGGTGATTGCCTGCTCGATGTTGGCTGTGGGTGCGGATCACTTGCGCTCAGGGCGGGCGAAAGGTTCAAGAGGGTGTATGGGATAGATATTTCTTCATCCCGGATTGACGAGGCCGGAAAAAGCGCTGATGCGCGCCCGGGAGGAGTGGCCGGCCTGCAGTTTTCCGTGCACGACGTGAATAAGAAAACAAGTTTTCCGGAAAGAATGTTCGATAATGTGGTTTGCATTGCCGTACTCCAGTATGTTGACAATCCTTACTCTGTTGTGGGCGAGATCAACAGAGTATTGAAACCCGGAGGGATATTCATTGTTCAGGTTCCAAATGCGGCTTA includes these proteins:
- a CDS encoding class I SAM-dependent methyltransferase — encoded protein: MSLLDGGDCLLDVGCGCGSLALRAGERFKRVYGIDISSSRIDEAGKSADARPGGVAGLQFSVHDVNKKTSFPERMFDNVVCIAVLQYVDNPYSVVGEINRVLKPGGIFIVQVPNAAYVKYRIRLAMGKLPVTSPFPEVEWKEAGWDGGNLHYFTKSTMCNMLADCGFTVLKVTGSGLFAGWRNWWPSLLTGDLVVKARKH